Proteins from a genomic interval of Gluconacetobacter diazotrophicus PA1 5:
- a CDS encoding tyrosine-type recombinase/integrase, producing MWASSRVECGHRRIGVLTDTQARAAKPRQKGYRLPDQGGLFLFVTPAGGKIWRLRYRQAGREQTLTFGAYPEMSLADAREAAVMARRRIRANEPAAMVAPAGAVPAPAFELVAREWHENRRDLWTAQYALDVIRSLERDVFPAIGRLPIATLTPTAVLDVLRAIQERGAIETAHRVRQRISDVFVYAIASGIATSDPAAIIASALRPVVRGRQPAITSLPKARDMIQAVEREDAHPVTLLALRLLYLTAVRPGELRAARWCEFEGLDGERPIWVIPAARMKMKREHLVPLSRQAVEVIDALRPFSARWPHLFPNTRRPAQIISENALGYLLNRAGFHHRHVPHGFRSTFSTVMNEEYPDDRHIIDAMLAHVPPNQTEGAYNRALYLARRRELAQIWADLILAGQVGLDDLTASRRKEGRPEAYRESRPA from the coding sequence GTGTGGGCATCGTCGAGGGTGGAATGTGGGCATCGGAGAATCGGCGTGCTGACAGATACTCAGGCTCGGGCGGCGAAGCCTCGTCAGAAGGGATACAGGCTGCCGGATCAGGGCGGCCTGTTCCTGTTTGTGACCCCTGCTGGCGGGAAGATCTGGCGGCTGCGCTATCGGCAGGCGGGGCGGGAACAGACCCTGACGTTCGGTGCTTATCCGGAGATGTCCCTGGCTGACGCGCGCGAGGCCGCGGTGATGGCCAGGCGGCGCATTCGCGCCAACGAACCCGCCGCTATGGTGGCCCCAGCCGGGGCCGTGCCGGCGCCGGCGTTCGAGCTTGTGGCTCGCGAATGGCATGAGAACCGGCGCGACCTGTGGACGGCGCAATATGCCCTGGACGTCATACGAAGCCTGGAGCGCGATGTGTTCCCCGCGATCGGACGCCTGCCGATCGCTACGCTGACGCCGACTGCCGTTCTGGACGTGCTGCGGGCCATACAGGAACGAGGGGCGATCGAGACGGCCCATCGCGTCCGCCAGAGGATCAGCGATGTGTTCGTCTATGCGATCGCGTCTGGGATAGCGACATCGGATCCTGCGGCCATTATTGCATCCGCATTGCGGCCCGTGGTGCGCGGCAGGCAGCCGGCGATCACCAGCCTGCCTAAGGCCCGCGACATGATCCAGGCTGTCGAGCGCGAAGACGCCCACCCCGTGACCCTGTTGGCCTTGCGCCTGCTTTATCTGACCGCCGTACGGCCCGGCGAACTACGGGCGGCCAGGTGGTGCGAGTTCGAGGGGCTGGATGGCGAGCGGCCGATCTGGGTGATCCCCGCTGCCCGGATGAAAATGAAGCGGGAGCATCTGGTGCCACTGTCCCGTCAGGCAGTCGAGGTTATCGACGCCCTGCGCCCATTCAGTGCGCGGTGGCCGCATTTGTTCCCCAACACGCGGCGTCCGGCCCAGATCATCAGCGAAAACGCGCTTGGCTATCTGCTGAATCGGGCAGGCTTTCATCATCGCCATGTTCCGCACGGGTTCCGGTCCACGTTTTCGACCGTGATGAACGAGGAATATCCGGACGACCGGCACATCATCGACGCGATGCTGGCGCATGTGCCGCCGAACCAGACGGAAGGGGCGTATAACCGGGCGCTCTACCTGGCGCGGCGGCGCGAGCTGGCGCAGATCTGGGCCGACCTGATCCTGGCTGGGCAGGTCGGCCTGGATGATTTGACCGCGTCTAGGCGCAAAGAGGGGCGCCCTGAGGCCTATCGTGAGAGCCGGCCTGCGTAG